From Candidatus Nitricoxidivorans perseverans, the proteins below share one genomic window:
- the gatC gene encoding Asp-tRNA(Asn)/Glu-tRNA(Gln) amidotransferase subunit GatC, protein MSLSPEDVRRITRLARLEVSAGEVESVRGRMNAILAFVEQLQAVDTAGVAPMAHAMDVVQRLREDRVAEADHRAEFQAIAPETEAGLYLVPKVIE, encoded by the coding sequence ATGTCCCTGAGTCCCGAAGATGTCCGCCGAATCACCCGTCTGGCGCGCCTGGAGGTTTCCGCCGGGGAGGTGGAATCCGTCCGCGGCCGGATGAACGCCATCCTGGCCTTCGTCGAGCAGTTGCAGGCGGTCGATACCGCCGGTGTCGCGCCCATGGCCCACGCCATGGACGTCGTCCAGCGGCTGCGCGAGGACAGGGTCGCCGAGGCCGACCACCGCGCCGAGTTCCAGGCCATCGCGCCGGAGACCGAGGCGGGGCTCTATCTCGTGCCGAAGGTCATCGAATGA
- the gatA gene encoding Asp-tRNA(Asn)/Glu-tRNA(Gln) amidotransferase subunit GatA: MIGASLTQLGAALAAKRISAVELATLFLDRIERLNPMLNAFITLDRERTLAEAKAADQRRTDGQSEQCGPLLGIPLAHKDIFCTQGWLTTCGSKMLANFVSPYDATVVERLGAAGMVTLGKLNMDEFAMGSSNETSFFGPVKNPWDTGRVPGGSSGGSAAAVAARLAPAATGTDTGGSIRQPAALCGLTGLKPTYGVVSRWGMIAFASSLDQGGPMAKSAEDCAWLLNAMAGFDARDSTSLERPAEDYARSLEQPLDGLRIGLPKEFFGEGMDSDVRAAVEAALDEYRKLGATTIEVSLPNSGLSVPAYYVIAPAEASSNLSRFDGVRYGHRAAGYADLVELYEKSRAQGFGEEVKRRILVGTYVLSHGYYDAYYLQAQKVRRLIAADFAEAFRVCDVIMGPTSPSVAFPFGARSDDPVRMYLSDIYTIAVNLAGLPGMSIPCGTGQGGMPVGLQIIGNYFAEAKMLNVAHRYQQATDWHTRMPEAMK; the protein is encoded by the coding sequence ATGATCGGCGCATCGCTGACGCAGCTTGGTGCCGCACTGGCGGCGAAACGGATATCCGCCGTCGAACTGGCGACGCTGTTCCTCGACCGCATCGAGCGGCTCAACCCGATGCTCAATGCTTTCATCACCCTCGATCGGGAGAGGACCCTGGCCGAGGCCAAGGCCGCCGATCAACGCCGGACCGATGGACAAAGTGAACAATGCGGCCCGCTGCTCGGCATTCCGCTGGCCCATAAGGACATCTTCTGCACGCAGGGCTGGCTGACCACCTGCGGCTCGAAGATGCTGGCCAACTTCGTCTCGCCCTACGATGCCACCGTCGTCGAGAGACTCGGGGCCGCCGGCATGGTTACGCTGGGCAAACTCAACATGGACGAGTTCGCGATGGGCTCGTCGAACGAGACTTCCTTCTTCGGCCCGGTGAAGAATCCCTGGGACACGGGTCGCGTGCCCGGCGGCTCCTCCGGCGGCTCGGCCGCCGCCGTGGCCGCGCGCCTCGCGCCGGCCGCCACCGGCACCGACACGGGCGGCTCGATCCGCCAGCCGGCCGCGCTGTGCGGCCTGACGGGCCTCAAGCCGACCTATGGCGTCGTCTCCCGCTGGGGCATGATCGCGTTCGCCTCATCCCTCGACCAAGGCGGGCCGATGGCGAAATCCGCCGAGGACTGCGCGTGGCTCCTCAACGCCATGGCCGGCTTCGATGCGCGCGACTCGACCTCGCTCGAACGCCCCGCCGAGGACTACGCGCGCAGCCTGGAACAGCCCCTCGACGGACTGAGGATCGGCCTGCCGAAGGAGTTCTTCGGCGAAGGCATGGACAGCGACGTGCGCGCCGCGGTGGAAGCCGCTCTCGACGAATATCGCAAGCTGGGCGCGACCACCATCGAGGTGAGCCTGCCCAATTCGGGTCTCTCGGTGCCGGCCTATTACGTCATCGCGCCGGCGGAGGCCAGCTCGAACCTCTCCCGTTTCGACGGCGTGCGCTACGGCCACCGCGCCGCCGGGTACGCCGACCTCGTCGAGCTGTACGAGAAGAGCCGCGCCCAGGGTTTCGGCGAAGAGGTCAAGCGCCGGATCCTCGTCGGCACCTACGTACTTTCCCACGGCTACTACGACGCCTACTATCTCCAGGCGCAGAAGGTTCGCCGTCTCATCGCCGCCGACTTTGCGGAAGCCTTTCGGGTCTGCGACGTCATCATGGGCCCGACTTCGCCGTCGGTGGCGTTTCCGTTCGGCGCCCGCAGCGACGACCCGGTGCGGATGTACCTGTCGGACATCTACACCATCGCCGTCAACCTTGCCGGGCTGCCCGGCATGTCGATTCCCTGCGGCACCGGACAGGGCGGCATGCCCGTCGGCCTCCAGATCATCGGCAACTATTTTGCCGAGGCGAAAATGCTCAACGTCGCCCACCGCTACCAGCAGGCCACGGACTGGCACACAAGGATGCCGGAGGCGATGAAATGA
- the gatB gene encoding Asp-tRNA(Asn)/Glu-tRNA(Gln) amidotransferase subunit GatB, which yields MNWEVVIGLETHVQLQTKSKIFSGASTAFGAEPNAQACAIDIALPGVLPVLNREAVVCAIKFGLAVQGNIAPRSVFARKNYFYPDLPKGYQISQFEIPVVSGGGLAIRVGEQEKFVHLTRAHLEEDAGKSLHEDFHGKTGIDLNRAGTPLLEIVTEPDMASSAEAVAYAKALHSLVTWIGICDGNMQEGSFRCDANVSVRRPGAPLGTRREIKNLNSFRFIQQAIDYEIGWQISEIEEGRKIQQATVLFNPDTGETRAMRSKEDAHDYRYFPDPDLLPLEIPPSWIDEVKAGLPELPQAMKARFEREHGLSAYDAATLTASRGTAKYFEDAVAGAGNAKLCANWVMGEVAARLNREGIDVGAAPVSAAQLAGLIRRIADNTVSNKIARDVFDALWSGEGRDADGIIDTKGLRQITDAGAIEPIIDEVLAANTKSVEEFRAGKEKAFNALVGQVMKAAKGKANPAQVNELLKRKLG from the coding sequence ATGAACTGGGAGGTCGTGATCGGGCTGGAGACCCACGTCCAGCTGCAAACGAAGTCGAAGATATTTTCCGGCGCGAGCACGGCGTTCGGCGCCGAGCCGAACGCCCAGGCCTGCGCGATCGACATCGCCCTGCCCGGCGTGCTGCCCGTGCTCAACCGCGAGGCGGTCGTCTGCGCGATCAAATTCGGGCTGGCGGTGCAGGGGAACATCGCGCCACGCTCGGTTTTTGCGCGCAAGAACTACTTCTACCCGGACCTGCCCAAGGGCTACCAGATCAGCCAGTTCGAGATCCCGGTCGTCTCCGGCGGCGGGCTGGCGATCCGCGTCGGAGAGCAGGAGAAGTTCGTCCATCTCACCCGCGCCCACCTCGAGGAGGATGCCGGCAAGTCGCTCCATGAAGATTTTCATGGCAAGACCGGCATCGACCTGAACCGCGCCGGCACTCCGCTGCTCGAGATCGTCACCGAGCCGGACATGGCCTCCAGCGCGGAGGCCGTGGCCTACGCGAAGGCGCTGCATTCGCTGGTCACCTGGATCGGCATCTGCGACGGCAACATGCAGGAGGGCAGCTTCCGCTGCGACGCCAACGTTTCCGTGCGCCGTCCCGGCGCGCCGCTGGGCACGCGCCGCGAGATCAAGAACCTCAACTCCTTCCGATTCATCCAGCAGGCCATCGACTACGAGATCGGCTGGCAGATCAGCGAGATCGAGGAGGGCCGCAAAATCCAGCAGGCCACCGTGCTGTTCAATCCGGACACCGGTGAAACGCGCGCCATGCGCAGCAAGGAAGATGCGCACGACTACCGCTACTTCCCCGACCCCGACCTGCTGCCGCTGGAAATCCCGCCTTCCTGGATCGACGAAGTGAAAGCCGGCCTGCCGGAACTGCCGCAGGCGATGAAGGCCCGCTTCGAGCGCGAGCACGGCCTGTCGGCCTACGACGCAGCGACGCTGACGGCCTCGCGCGGGACGGCGAAATATTTCGAGGACGCCGTTGCGGGCGCCGGAAATGCCAAGCTCTGCGCCAACTGGGTCATGGGCGAAGTCGCCGCGCGCCTGAACAGGGAAGGCATCGATGTCGGCGCCGCGCCGGTTTCCGCCGCACAGCTGGCCGGCCTCATCCGGCGCATCGCCGACAACACGGTCTCGAACAAGATCGCCCGGGACGTCTTCGACGCCCTCTGGTCGGGCGAGGGCCGGGATGCTGACGGGATCATCGATACGAAGGGCCTCCGGCAGATCACCGACGCCGGCGCGATTGAGCCGATCATCGACGAAGTGCTGGCAGCCAATACGAAATCGGTGGAGGAATTCCGCGCCGGCAAGGAAAAGGCCTTCAACGCGCTCGTCGGCCAGGTGATGAAGGCGGCGAAGGGCAAGGCCAATCCGGCCCAGGTGAACGAGTTGCTGAAGAGGAAGCTGGGATAG
- the pyrE gene encoding orotate phosphoribosyltransferase → MIERDFSRGFVAFACERGVLRFGEFMTKAGRLSPYFFNAGLFNDGDSLVRLSDFYARALLASGIACDMLFGPAYKGIPLVAGTAMALAGRGRNLPFCFNRKEAKDHGEGGSLIGAPISGRVLIVDDVISAGTSVRESVELIRAGGATPAGVLIALDRQERGQGDLSAVQEVERDVGIPVIAVATLADLIDYLSGQPELERNLDAVSRYRERYGAA, encoded by the coding sequence ATGATCGAACGGGATTTCAGTCGCGGGTTCGTCGCCTTTGCGTGCGAAAGGGGCGTGCTGCGTTTCGGCGAGTTCATGACGAAGGCGGGCCGCCTGTCGCCCTACTTCTTCAACGCCGGCCTGTTCAACGACGGCGATTCCCTGGTCCGCCTGTCGGATTTCTACGCCCGCGCCCTCCTCGCTTCCGGCATCGCCTGCGACATGCTGTTCGGCCCCGCCTACAAGGGCATCCCCCTCGTCGCCGGCACCGCCATGGCCCTGGCAGGCCGCGGCCGCAACCTGCCCTTCTGTTTCAATCGCAAGGAAGCCAAGGACCACGGCGAGGGCGGCTCGCTGATCGGCGCGCCAATCAGCGGGCGCGTGCTGATCGTCGACGACGTCATCTCCGCCGGCACGTCGGTGCGCGAATCGGTGGAACTCATCCGGGCGGGCGGCGCCACGCCCGCCGGTGTGCTGATCGCCCTGGACCGTCAGGAGCGGGGCCAGGGCGATCTTTCCGCCGTGCAGGAGGTGGAACGCGACGTCGGCATCCCAGTCATCGCCGTCGCCACGCTGGCCGACCTGATCGACTATCTCTCCGGACAACCCGAGCTGGAACGCAATCTCGATGCCGTCAGTCGTTACCGGGAACGCTATGGCGCGGCATAA
- a CDS encoding DUF883 family protein, which yields MSNMTVVTKDKLVADMRVVVADAEELLRATANQAGDKVAEVRARIQDHLASAKVRLAEAEAVVIDRAKAVGHATDDYVHDNPWRSVGVAAGIGFIVGLLIGRR from the coding sequence ATGAGCAACATGACCGTTGTGACGAAAGACAAGCTGGTTGCCGATATGAGGGTGGTCGTTGCCGATGCCGAGGAACTGCTGCGGGCGACCGCGAACCAGGCCGGCGACAAGGTGGCCGAGGTGCGCGCCCGCATTCAGGATCATCTGGCCAGCGCCAAGGTCCGGCTGGCCGAGGCCGAGGCCGTTGTCATCGATCGCGCCAAGGCGGTCGGCCATGCCACCGATGATTACGTGCATGACAATCCCTGGCGTTCCGTCGGCGTCGCCGCCGGCATCGGCTTCATCGTCGGCCTGTTGATCGGCCGGCGCTGA
- a CDS encoding phage holin family protein, producing the protein MTGPGARSGLLNSLRSLLATAVALLKTRGELLAAELEEEKLRLLGLLLYGATAFLLLGVGAVFLAVFLTVLLWESHRLLVLGMFSAVFLTAGLIAWAVARRLACAKSRLFSDSLAELELDRAALESDESAIH; encoded by the coding sequence ATGACCGGCCCCGGAGCGCGTAGCGGTCTGCTGAACTCGCTGCGCAGCCTGCTGGCGACGGCCGTCGCCCTCCTGAAGACGCGCGGCGAGCTTCTGGCGGCGGAGCTGGAAGAGGAAAAGCTGCGGCTTCTCGGGCTGCTCCTCTACGGTGCGACGGCGTTCCTCCTGCTCGGCGTGGGCGCGGTCTTTCTTGCCGTATTCCTGACCGTGCTGCTATGGGAAAGCCATCGCCTGCTGGTGCTGGGCATGTTTTCCGCTGTCTTTCTGACGGCCGGCCTCATCGCCTGGGCCGTGGCGCGGCGGCTGGCCTGCGCGAAGTCCCGGCTGTTCTCCGACAGCCTGGCCGAGCTGGAGCTCGACCGCGCCGCACTGGAGTCCGATGAATCCGCGATTCATTGA
- a CDS encoding YqjK-like family protein, translated as MNPRFIDLALRKQRLQLQSAALRNDLARHVAPLAPAFGVADRVREGFRWLRRHPEAVVAGTVALLAARPRRLFRWARRGVIAWQAWRKLRGLLDAEPACHANPFR; from the coding sequence ATGAATCCGCGATTCATTGATCTGGCCCTGAGAAAACAGCGCCTGCAGCTGCAAAGCGCCGCCCTGCGCAATGACCTGGCGCGCCATGTTGCGCCCCTGGCACCGGCCTTTGGCGTTGCCGACCGCGTGCGCGAGGGCTTTCGCTGGCTGCGCCGCCATCCCGAAGCCGTCGTCGCCGGGACGGTGGCGTTGCTGGCGGCCCGGCCGCGGCGGCTGTTCCGCTGGGCGCGGCGCGGCGTGATCGCCTGGCAGGCATGGCGGAAATTGCGCGGCTTGCTCGATGCCGAACCGGCATGCCATGCAAACCCGTTCCGATAA
- a CDS encoding NAD-dependent succinate-semialdehyde dehydrogenase codes for MQLRDPALLRMEAFIDGRWTGGAATFPVHDPASGALLAEVPDLGAAETRRAIEAADAAWPAWRAKTGKERAAVLRRWFDLINASASDLALLMTSEQGKPLPEAMGEVAYGASFVEWFAEEAKRVYGDVIPPTMPDRRLVVLRQPVGVCAAITPWNFPMAMITRKVAPALAAGCTAVVKPAGQTPLSALALAELAQRAGFPPGVLNVVTCSEDNAPNVGAELTANPVVRKLSFTGSTEVGRLLMARCAPTVKKLSLELGGNAPFIVFDDADLDAAVDGAIMAKYRNAGQTCVCANRLLVQDGIHDAFAQRLAERVKALKVGAGTEAGVTQGPLIDGQALAKIEALVADAVAKGARVLTGGARHARGGTFFEPTVLSGVTPDMRCAREEIFGPVAPLFRFKDEAEAVALANATEYGLAGYFYSRDVGRAWRVAEALEYGIVGVNTGTISNEVAPFGGVKQSGIGREGSKYGIEDYLEIKYVCMAV; via the coding sequence ATGCAATTGCGCGATCCGGCCCTCCTGCGCATGGAGGCCTTCATCGACGGCCGCTGGACGGGCGGCGCCGCGACCTTTCCCGTCCATGATCCCGCCAGCGGCGCCCTGCTCGCCGAGGTGCCCGACCTGGGCGCCGCGGAAACGCGCCGCGCCATCGAGGCGGCCGACGCCGCGTGGCCCGCATGGCGCGCGAAGACCGGCAAGGAGCGGGCCGCCGTCCTGCGCCGCTGGTTCGACCTCATCAACGCCTCGGCCTCCGATCTCGCGCTCTTGATGACCTCCGAGCAGGGCAAGCCGCTCCCCGAGGCGATGGGCGAGGTGGCCTACGGGGCGAGCTTCGTCGAATGGTTCGCCGAGGAAGCCAAGCGCGTCTATGGCGATGTCATTCCACCGACGATGCCGGACCGGCGGCTGGTCGTGCTCAGGCAACCGGTCGGCGTCTGCGCCGCCATCACGCCCTGGAACTTCCCGATGGCCATGATCACGCGCAAGGTCGCCCCCGCGCTCGCCGCCGGCTGCACGGCGGTGGTCAAGCCCGCCGGGCAGACGCCGCTTTCCGCGCTGGCGCTGGCTGAACTGGCGCAGCGGGCCGGCTTCCCGCCCGGCGTCCTCAACGTCGTAACCTGTTCCGAGGACAACGCGCCGAACGTCGGCGCCGAGCTGACGGCAAACCCGGTCGTGCGCAAGCTCTCCTTCACGGGATCGACCGAGGTGGGCCGCCTGCTGATGGCCCGGTGCGCGCCGACGGTGAAGAAGCTGTCGCTGGAGCTGGGCGGCAACGCGCCCTTCATCGTCTTCGACGACGCCGACCTCGACGCCGCCGTCGATGGCGCGATCATGGCGAAATACCGCAACGCGGGGCAGACCTGCGTCTGCGCCAACCGGCTGCTGGTGCAGGACGGCATCCACGACGCCTTCGCGCAGCGGCTCGCGGAGCGCGTGAAGGCGTTGAAGGTCGGCGCCGGCACCGAGGCGGGCGTGACGCAGGGGCCGCTGATCGACGGGCAGGCGCTTGCCAAGATCGAGGCGCTCGTCGCCGACGCCGTGGCCAAGGGCGCGCGCGTGCTGACGGGCGGCGCACGCCACGCGCGCGGCGGCACCTTCTTTGAACCGACCGTGCTCTCCGGCGTGACCCCGGACATGCGCTGCGCGCGCGAGGAGATTTTCGGCCCGGTGGCGCCGCTGTTCCGGTTCAAGGACGAAGCGGAGGCCGTCGCGCTCGCCAACGCCACGGAATACGGGCTGGCCGGCTACTTCTACAGCCGCGACGTCGGCCGCGCCTGGCGCGTCGCCGAGGCGCTCGAATACGGCATCGTCGGCGTGAACACCGGCACCATCTCGAACGAGGTGGCGCCCTTCGGCGGCGTCAAGCAGTCGGGCATCGGCCGCGAGGGCTCGAAGTACGGCATCGAGGACTACCTGGAGATCAAGTACGTCTGCATGGCAGTGTAG
- a CDS encoding methyl-accepting chemotaxis protein has protein sequence MIRSLNNLSFRFIVMASLGAPLLLLWVCGYYTWDSWRTYRIMTVTIKANNLADRVIAAAGLQAIERGMTASLLSAPGPASEAARARVASLRADGDALWREADTLAGQMESESITSESLPLAHRQAAEAHARLAAARQRVDASLLKAGRDIQAAEWIPVMTDFINRAARLRINAFGGSAFPPEITYPNLTAKHSAWLASEYAGLERATVATIINGNAPASPEAMQQLKSFRQTLESSLSNLLFVREAPGTDPRIVAAIAEMEKHFLGSFDEIRRRLYAEMGDSPKAADGRHYHLTGQEWFAASTAAIDTIRKVSESYSKAGNDAAQNSARVAVIQTIGYAGLFLVMVAITFLTTTLLLGKVRQLGRLKDSMMEFATGQGDLTRRLDAETMDEVGQTSAAFNQFAGKLQEIIRETRGVVFDLSGSAEKLAAASDRIRNGSHSQREISASTATAVEAVTASIGQVAENAHETLASSREAGELAEEGARIVHGVSDEMAALAGGVADTSRRVEALGERSREIGGIVGVIREIADQTNLLALNAAIEAARAGEQGRGFAVVADEVRKLAERTGAATVDISRTIDTIQGDTRAVVEAMRTSGARVGQGVAMAAQAAQALSKINEGARQTESRVDEIARAMREQSTAGGEIARNVDRIAGMAEENDQAVGETTQDAQRLQQLADSLQRLVEKFKV, from the coding sequence ATGATCCGCAGTCTGAACAATCTCAGCTTCCGCTTCATCGTCATGGCAAGCCTGGGCGCTCCGCTGCTGTTGCTCTGGGTCTGCGGCTACTACACCTGGGACAGCTGGCGGACCTACCGGATCATGACGGTGACGATCAAGGCCAACAACCTCGCGGACCGCGTCATCGCCGCCGCCGGCCTGCAGGCCATCGAGCGGGGCATGACCGCCAGCCTGCTTTCCGCCCCGGGCCCGGCCAGCGAAGCGGCTCGCGCCCGCGTGGCCAGCCTGAGGGCCGACGGGGACGCCCTGTGGCGCGAGGCCGATACCCTGGCCGGGCAGATGGAATCCGAATCGATCACTTCGGAAAGCCTGCCGCTTGCCCATCGGCAGGCGGCGGAGGCCCATGCGAGGCTCGCCGCCGCACGCCAGCGGGTGGACGCAAGCCTACTCAAGGCGGGGCGTGACATCCAGGCGGCCGAGTGGATACCGGTCATGACCGATTTCATCAATCGCGCCGCCCGCCTGCGCATCAATGCCTTCGGTGGTTCCGCTTTTCCGCCCGAGATCACCTACCCCAACCTGACCGCGAAACACAGCGCCTGGCTAGCCTCGGAGTATGCCGGCCTCGAACGCGCCACGGTGGCGACGATCATCAACGGCAATGCGCCCGCCTCGCCGGAGGCGATGCAGCAGCTCAAGTCCTTCCGCCAGACGCTGGAGTCCAGTCTGTCCAACCTCCTGTTCGTGCGCGAGGCGCCGGGCACCGACCCCCGGATCGTTGCCGCCATCGCAGAGATGGAAAAGCATTTCCTGGGCAGCTTCGATGAAATCCGGCGCCGCCTCTACGCTGAGATGGGAGACTCGCCCAAGGCCGCCGACGGCCGCCATTACCACCTGACCGGCCAGGAGTGGTTCGCGGCATCCACCGCCGCCATCGACACCATTCGCAAGGTTTCCGAGAGCTATTCCAAGGCAGGCAACGACGCGGCCCAGAATTCGGCCAGGGTCGCCGTCATCCAGACCATCGGCTACGCAGGGCTGTTCCTGGTCATGGTGGCCATCACCTTCCTGACGACCACGCTGCTTCTCGGCAAAGTGCGTCAGCTGGGCCGTTTGAAGGATTCCATGATGGAATTCGCCACCGGCCAGGGCGACCTGACGCGGCGCCTGGATGCGGAAACCATGGACGAGGTCGGGCAGACTTCCGCCGCATTCAATCAGTTCGCCGGGAAACTCCAGGAAATCATCCGGGAGACCCGTGGCGTGGTGTTCGATCTCTCCGGATCGGCCGAGAAGCTGGCCGCCGCCAGCGACCGCATCCGCAACGGCTCGCATTCCCAACGGGAGATATCAGCCTCCACCGCCACGGCGGTGGAGGCGGTGACGGCCAGCATCGGGCAAGTGGCCGAAAATGCCCATGAAACCCTGGCGTCATCGCGGGAAGCCGGTGAGCTGGCCGAAGAAGGCGCGCGGATCGTGCATGGCGTATCCGACGAGATGGCCGCCTTGGCCGGCGGCGTGGCCGACACCTCCCGCCGGGTTGAGGCGCTCGGCGAACGCTCGCGGGAGATCGGCGGCATCGTCGGCGTCATCCGCGAAATCGCCGATCAGACCAACCTGCTGGCCCTCAACGCCGCCATCGAAGCCGCCCGCGCCGGCGAGCAGGGGCGCGGGTTTGCGGTGGTGGCCGACGAGGTGCGCAAGCTCGCCGAACGCACCGGCGCCGCCACGGTGGACATCTCGCGCACCATCGACACCATCCAGGGCGACACGAGAGCCGTCGTGGAAGCCATGCGCACCAGCGGCGCACGGGTTGGACAGGGCGTCGCCATGGCGGCGCAGGCGGCGCAGGCCCTGTCCAAGATCAACGAGGGCGCCCGTCAGACGGAATCGCGCGTGGACGAGATCGCCCGGGCGATGCGTGAGCAAAGCACGGCCGGCGGCGAAATCGCCCGGAATGTCGACCGCATCGCCGGCATGGCGGAAGAAAACGATCAGGCGGTCGGCGAAACCACGCAGGATGCGCAACGGCTCCAGCAGTTGGCGGACAGCCTTCAGCGGCTGGTGGAAAAATTCAAGGTTTAG
- the yrfG gene encoding GMP/IMP nucleotidase encodes MSISSPDLDWRLIDTVLLDMDGTLLDLHFDNHFWQAHVPLRYAEARGLTCEAARAELAGRYRARAGTLEWYSVDFWENELALDIMRLKDEVAHLVAVHPGVTDFLAAAREAGKRLVLATNAHHKSVTLKMARTNLSPHFDAIVTSHELGLPKEDPGFWERLRRIEPFDPERSLLVDDSLPVLDSARVFGIRHLVTIRQPDTRQPPKDAGGYPAIGDFSELASVMGQWDKMPARE; translated from the coding sequence TTGTCTATCTCAAGCCCCGATCTGGATTGGAGGCTCATCGACACCGTCCTGCTGGACATGGACGGGACGCTGCTCGACCTCCATTTCGACAATCACTTCTGGCAGGCCCATGTCCCCCTGCGCTACGCCGAGGCGCGCGGCCTCACCTGCGAGGCCGCGCGCGCGGAGCTGGCGGGCCGCTACCGCGCCCGCGCCGGCACCCTCGAATGGTATTCGGTGGATTTCTGGGAAAACGAGCTGGCGCTCGACATCATGCGCCTCAAGGACGAGGTGGCGCATCTCGTGGCCGTCCATCCCGGCGTCACCGACTTCCTGGCGGCGGCACGGGAAGCGGGCAAGCGCCTCGTGCTTGCCACCAACGCCCATCACAAGAGCGTGACGCTCAAGATGGCGAGGACGAATCTCTCGCCCCATTTCGACGCCATCGTCACGTCCCATGAGCTCGGCCTACCCAAGGAGGACCCGGGGTTCTGGGAACGACTTCGTCGGATCGAGCCCTTCGATCCTGAACGCAGCCTGCTGGTGGACGACAGTCTGCCGGTGCTCGATTCCGCCCGCGTCTTCGGCATCCGCCACTTGGTCACCATCCGGCAGCCGGATACCCGGCAGCCGCCGAAGGACGCCGGCGGCTATCCGGCGATCGGGGATTTCTCGGAGCTTGCGTCTGTCATGGGGCAATGGGATAAGATGCCGGCCAGGGAATAA
- a CDS encoding NAD(P)/FAD-dependent oxidoreductase, whose product MAHVVVLGAGIGGLTAAYDMKERLRPGDTVTVVTEKSYFQFTPSNPWLAVNWRTREDITFELAPCLERKNIRLASGGAKRVHPDRNQIELVNGGTIDYDYLIIATGPKLAFGEVPGAGPDGGHTRSICTVDHAVDSAKAWEAFIRDPGHIVVGAVQDASCYGPAYEFAFIMDTDLRRRRIRSKVPMTLVTAEPYVGHLGLGGVGDSKGLLESFLRDKHIKWICNARVNRVEAGKMYVTEHDEDGKPKKDHELSFKYSMMLPAFRGVDAVFGIEGLTNPRGFILIDEFQRNPRFRNIYAVGVCVAIPPVEATPVPTNVPKTGYMIETMVTAAVRNIRNAVDGREPDQKATWNAVCLVDFGDNGAAFVAIPQAPPRNVSWFKKGKWVHLAKIGFEKYFIHKMKKGNTEPVYEKYVLKLMGVTRLHD is encoded by the coding sequence ATGGCCCATGTAGTGGTGCTCGGGGCGGGCATCGGCGGACTGACGGCCGCCTACGACATGAAGGAGAGGCTGCGTCCGGGGGATACCGTCACGGTGGTCACCGAAAAATCCTATTTCCAATTTACGCCCTCCAACCCCTGGCTTGCCGTCAACTGGCGGACTCGGGAAGACATCACTTTCGAGCTCGCGCCCTGCCTGGAGAGGAAAAACATCCGCTTGGCCAGTGGCGGCGCAAAGCGCGTGCATCCCGACAGAAATCAGATCGAGCTGGTCAATGGCGGAACGATCGATTACGACTACCTGATCATCGCCACCGGCCCCAAGCTGGCCTTCGGCGAAGTCCCCGGCGCCGGCCCTGATGGCGGCCACACCCGCTCGATCTGCACGGTCGATCACGCCGTCGACTCCGCCAAGGCTTGGGAAGCTTTTATCCGCGATCCCGGCCATATCGTGGTCGGCGCCGTGCAGGACGCTTCATGCTATGGCCCGGCCTACGAATTCGCTTTCATCATGGACACCGACCTGCGAAGGCGCAGGATCCGCAGCAAGGTGCCGATGACGCTCGTCACCGCCGAGCCCTATGTCGGCCATCTCGGATTGGGCGGCGTCGGCGATTCGAAAGGCTTGCTGGAATCCTTCCTGCGCGACAAGCATATCAAGTGGATCTGCAACGCCAGGGTTAACCGGGTGGAAGCCGGCAAGATGTATGTCACCGAGCACGACGAGGACGGCAAGCCGAAAAAGGATCACGAACTGTCGTTCAAGTACTCGATGATGCTTCCCGCCTTCCGGGGCGTCGATGCGGTCTTCGGCATCGAGGGCCTGACCAACCCGCGCGGATTCATCCTGATCGACGAATTCCAGCGCAATCCGAGGTTCAGGAACATCTACGCGGTGGGTGTCTGCGTCGCCATTCCACCGGTGGAGGCGACACCAGTGCCAACCAACGTGCCCAAGACCGGCTACATGATCGAAACCATGGTGACGGCGGCCGTGCGCAACATCCGCAACGCCGTCGATGGCAGGGAGCCTGACCAGAAGGCCACATGGAACGCGGTGTGCCTCGTCGACTTCGGCGACAACGGCGCCGCCTTCGTCGCCATTCCTCAAGCCCCGCCGCGCAACGTGAGCTGGTTCAAGAAGGGCAAGTGGGTGCACCTGGCCAAGATCGGCTTCGAGAAATACTTCATTCACAAAATGAAAAAGGGCAATACCGAGCCGGTGTACGAGAAATACGTGCTCAAGCTGATGGGGGTCACCCGTCTGCACGACTAG